The following proteins come from a genomic window of Miscanthus floridulus cultivar M001 chromosome 2, ASM1932011v1, whole genome shotgun sequence:
- the LOC136539132 gene encoding GDSL esterase/lipase At1g28590-like isoform X2 yields the protein MAPGSSRLLVAVVALLHAAAAGNGGPLTRYDRVFSFGDSLTDTGNALHLSATTGGPASRPPYGETFFRRPTGRASDGRLVIDFLVEALGVPHPTPYLAGKTAADFRRGVNFAFGGATALDLHFFESRGLGSFVPVSLRNQTVWFNDVLRLLGAEQRKTMATSLFLVGEIGVNDYFIGLNENRTVGEVETFVPHVVSAIRSVVTDVIAAGASAVLVPGMIPLGCEPQLLTLYRGSVDAAGYDPESGCITRLNGLAELHNRELRRALGGLRRAHPGTTIVFADLYRAVTDIIVSPREYGFRHRPLDACCGGGGGAYNYDDAAFCGAAGAAACADPSEYVSWDGVHYTEAANRLVACSVLQGSHSHGADAMTTLSNSSATTEDWLHRIGCV from the exons ATGGCGCCAGGTTCGTCGCGTCTCCTCGTGGCCGTGGTGGCGCTTCTACACGCAGCCGCCGCCGGCAACGGTGGCCCCCTGACGCGCTATGATCGCGTATTCAGCTTTGGCGACTCGCTTACCGACACCGGGAACGCGCTGCACCTCTCAGCAACCACCGGCGGGCCCGCGAGCCGGCCACCGTACGGCGAGACTTTCTTCCGTCGCCCTACCGGCCGCGCGTCCGACGGCCGCCTCGTCATCGACTTCCTCG TCGAGGCGCTGGGCGTACCGCACCCGACGCCGTACCTCGCCGGGAAGACGGCGGCGGATTTCCGGCGCGGCGTGAACTTCGCGTTCGGCGGGGCGACGGCGCTTGACCTGCACTTCTTTGAGAGCAGAGGATTGGGGTCGTTCGTGCCGGTTTCGCTTAGGAACCAGACCGTCTGGTTCAACGACGTTTTACGACTTCTTGGCGCAGAGCAGAGGAAGACTATGGCCACCTCCCTCTTCCTCGTCGGAGAGATCGGAGTCAACGACTACTTCATCGGCCTCAACGAGAACCGCACCGTCGGCGAGGTGGAGACCTTCGTGCCTCACGTCGTCAGTGCCATTCGTTCGGTCGTCACC GACGTGATCGCCGCCGGAGCAAGCGCCGTGCTGGTCCCGGGGATGATACCGCTGGGCTGCGAGCCGCAGCTGCTCACGCTCTACAGAGGCAGCGTCGACGCCGCCGGGTATGACCCGGAGTCCGGCTGCATCACGCGTCTTAACGGCCTCGCCGAGCTGCACAACCGCGAGCTGCGCCGCGCGCTCGGCGGCCTCCGGCGAGCCCACCCTGGCACGACCATCGTCTTTGCGGACCTCTACCGAGCAGTCACCGACATCATCGTGTCGCCCCGCGAATACG GTTTCAGGCACAGGCCGCTGGACgcgtgctgcggcggcggcggcggcgcctacaactACGACGACGCTGCGTTCTGCGGCGCGGCGGGGGCAGCGGCGTGCGCGGACCCGTCTGAGTACGTCTCCTGGGATGGGGTGCACTACACGGAGGCCGCCAACAGGCTCGTCGCCTGCAGCGTGCTCCAGGGGTCTCACTCTCACGGCGCCGACGCGATGACGACGCTGTCCAATTCATCGGCCACAACGGAGGATTGGCTTCACAGGATCGGCTGCGTCTAG
- the LOC136539132 gene encoding GDSL esterase/lipase At5g45910-like isoform X1, protein MAPGSSRLLVAVVALLHAAAAGNGGPLTRYDRVFSFGDSLTDTGNALHLSATTGGPASRPPYGETFFRRPTGRASDGRLVIDFLVEALGVPHPTPYLAGKTAADFRRGVNFAFGGATALDLHFFESRGLGSFVPVSLRNQTVWFNDVLRLLGAEQRKTMATSLFLVGEIGVNDYFIGLNENRTVGEVETFVPHVVSAIRSVVTDVIAAGASAVLVPGMIPLGCEPQLLTLYRGSVDAAGYDPESGCITRLNGLAELHNRELRRALGGLRRAHPGTTIVFADLYRAVTDIIVSPREYGAHALRARNRQQISSFPCFVPDRFLISSSHAGFRHRPLDACCGGGGGAYNYDDAAFCGAAGAAACADPSEYVSWDGVHYTEAANRLVACSVLQGSHSHGADAMTTLSNSSATTEDWLHRIGCV, encoded by the exons ATGGCGCCAGGTTCGTCGCGTCTCCTCGTGGCCGTGGTGGCGCTTCTACACGCAGCCGCCGCCGGCAACGGTGGCCCCCTGACGCGCTATGATCGCGTATTCAGCTTTGGCGACTCGCTTACCGACACCGGGAACGCGCTGCACCTCTCAGCAACCACCGGCGGGCCCGCGAGCCGGCCACCGTACGGCGAGACTTTCTTCCGTCGCCCTACCGGCCGCGCGTCCGACGGCCGCCTCGTCATCGACTTCCTCG TCGAGGCGCTGGGCGTACCGCACCCGACGCCGTACCTCGCCGGGAAGACGGCGGCGGATTTCCGGCGCGGCGTGAACTTCGCGTTCGGCGGGGCGACGGCGCTTGACCTGCACTTCTTTGAGAGCAGAGGATTGGGGTCGTTCGTGCCGGTTTCGCTTAGGAACCAGACCGTCTGGTTCAACGACGTTTTACGACTTCTTGGCGCAGAGCAGAGGAAGACTATGGCCACCTCCCTCTTCCTCGTCGGAGAGATCGGAGTCAACGACTACTTCATCGGCCTCAACGAGAACCGCACCGTCGGCGAGGTGGAGACCTTCGTGCCTCACGTCGTCAGTGCCATTCGTTCGGTCGTCACC GACGTGATCGCCGCCGGAGCAAGCGCCGTGCTGGTCCCGGGGATGATACCGCTGGGCTGCGAGCCGCAGCTGCTCACGCTCTACAGAGGCAGCGTCGACGCCGCCGGGTATGACCCGGAGTCCGGCTGCATCACGCGTCTTAACGGCCTCGCCGAGCTGCACAACCGCGAGCTGCGCCGCGCGCTCGGCGGCCTCCGGCGAGCCCACCCTGGCACGACCATCGTCTTTGCGGACCTCTACCGAGCAGTCACCGACATCATCGTGTCGCCCCGCGAATACGGTGCGCATGCATTGCGCGCACGCAACCGCCAACAGATTTCTTCATTTCCATGCTTTGTTCCTGATCGATTCTTGATTTCTTCCTCCCACGCAGGTTTCAGGCACAGGCCGCTGGACgcgtgctgcggcggcggcggcggcgcctacaactACGACGACGCTGCGTTCTGCGGCGCGGCGGGGGCAGCGGCGTGCGCGGACCCGTCTGAGTACGTCTCCTGGGATGGGGTGCACTACACGGAGGCCGCCAACAGGCTCGTCGCCTGCAGCGTGCTCCAGGGGTCTCACTCTCACGGCGCCGACGCGATGACGACGCTGTCCAATTCATCGGCCACAACGGAGGATTGGCTTCACAGGATCGGCTGCGTCTAG
- the LOC136539133 gene encoding shewanella-like protein phosphatase 1 isoform X1, which produces MAVLALRLGFVAPPYPRTSSGRFAFSPSSCRAVANDAGVGGPARPITVDGDPPTVVSAPGRRIVASTLHVRVSNQTSISRAVGDVHGDLSQTRAALVLAGVLSAGSEGHLWTGGRTVLVQVGDILDRGEDEIAILSLLSSLNMQAKSQGGAVFQVNGNHETMNVEGDFRYCDPGGFDECVRFLDYLDECDGNWDNAFLNWINVCERWKKEYGALPNGDWRPWDFVKKQKGFAARSSLFKRGGPLACELARHPVVLKINDWIFCHGGLLPHHVEYGIERMNREVSIWMKCSGEDNDDETDIPFIATRGYDSVVWSRLYSQDPAERTRRALMLSSIVAEQTLEAVGAKGMVVGHTPQMHGVNCKCDGKVWCVDVGMSSGILYSRPEVLEIVNDRPRVLKKRRELYDEMEVLDYL; this is translated from the exons ATGGCCGTTCTTGCGCTCAGGCTGGGTTTCGTGGCTCCGCCTTATCCTAGGACCAGCAGCGGCAGGTTCGCCTTCTCCCCCTCGTCCTGCCGCGCCGTCGCCAACGACGCGGGGGTTGGAGGACCCGCGCGCCCGATCACCGTCGACGGGGACCCGCCCACCGTCGTCTCCGCGCCCGGCCGCCGCATTGTCGCCAGTAC ACTGCACGTTCGTGTATCAAATCAAACGTCAATCTCGCGCGCAGTTGGCGATGTCCATGGTGATCTCTCCCAGACGAGAGCCGCGCTGGTGCTGGCCGGCGTCCTGAGCGCGGGATCAGAGGGCCATCTGTGGACAGGCGGACGCACG GTACTTGTTCAAGTCGGTGACATCCTTGATCGTGGTGAGGATGAAATTGCCATACTCTCCCTGTTGAGCTCACTCAACATGCAAGCCAAATCTCAAGGCGGTGCTGTATTTCAG GTTAACGGAAACCATGAAACCATGAATGTGGAAGGCGATTTCCGCTACTGTGATCCGGGAGGCTTTGATGAGTGCGTACGCTTCCTTGACTACTTGGATGAATGTGACGGCAACTGGGATAACGCATTTCTCAACTGGATAAATGTCTGTGAAAGATGGAAGAAAGAATATGGAGCTCTGCCTAATGGCGACTGGCGTCCATGGGACTTCGTCAAG AAGCAGAAAGGCTTTGCTGCAAGATCGTCTCTTTTCAAGCGAGGTGGTCCGCTAGCTTGTGAATTGGCACGGCATCCTGTTGTCCTCAAGATCAATGACTGGATATTTTGTCACGGTGGCCTTCTTCCTCACCATG TTGAATATGGGATTGAGCGTATGAACAGGGAAGTATCAATTTGGATGAAATGTTCAGGCGAAGACAACGATGATGAGACAGACATCCCCTTCATAGCTACTAGAGGTTATGACAGCGTGGTATGGAGCCGATTGTACTCACAAGATCCTGCTGAAAGAACACGCCGTGCTTTGAtg CTATCTTCTATTGTTGCTGAACAAACGCTAGAAGCTGTAGGAGCCAAAGGGATGGTAGTAGGGCACACACCCCAGATGCATGGAGTGAACTG TAAATGTGATGGCAAAGTCTGGTGTGTTGATGTGGGCATGTCCTCTGGTATTCTTTACTCAAGGCCAGAG GTCCTAGAAATAGTCAATGACAGACCAAGGGTTTTGAAGAAGCGGAGAGAATTATATGATGAGATGGAAGTGTTGGACTATTTGTAA
- the LOC136539133 gene encoding shewanella-like protein phosphatase 1 isoform X2 → MAVLALRLGFVAPPYPRTSSGRFAFSPSSCRAVANDAGVGGPARPITVDGDPPTVVSAPGRRIVAIGDVHGDLSQTRAALVLAGVLSAGSEGHLWTGGRTVLVQVGDILDRGEDEIAILSLLSSLNMQAKSQGGAVFQVNGNHETMNVEGDFRYCDPGGFDECVRFLDYLDECDGNWDNAFLNWINVCERWKKEYGALPNGDWRPWDFVKKQKGFAARSSLFKRGGPLACELARHPVVLKINDWIFCHGGLLPHHVEYGIERMNREVSIWMKCSGEDNDDETDIPFIATRGYDSVVWSRLYSQDPAERTRRALMLSSIVAEQTLEAVGAKGMVVGHTPQMHGVNCKCDGKVWCVDVGMSSGILYSRPEVLEIVNDRPRVLKKRRELYDEMEVLDYL, encoded by the exons ATGGCCGTTCTTGCGCTCAGGCTGGGTTTCGTGGCTCCGCCTTATCCTAGGACCAGCAGCGGCAGGTTCGCCTTCTCCCCCTCGTCCTGCCGCGCCGTCGCCAACGACGCGGGGGTTGGAGGACCCGCGCGCCCGATCACCGTCGACGGGGACCCGCCCACCGTCGTCTCCGCGCCCGGCCGCCGCATTGTCGCCA TTGGCGATGTCCATGGTGATCTCTCCCAGACGAGAGCCGCGCTGGTGCTGGCCGGCGTCCTGAGCGCGGGATCAGAGGGCCATCTGTGGACAGGCGGACGCACG GTACTTGTTCAAGTCGGTGACATCCTTGATCGTGGTGAGGATGAAATTGCCATACTCTCCCTGTTGAGCTCACTCAACATGCAAGCCAAATCTCAAGGCGGTGCTGTATTTCAG GTTAACGGAAACCATGAAACCATGAATGTGGAAGGCGATTTCCGCTACTGTGATCCGGGAGGCTTTGATGAGTGCGTACGCTTCCTTGACTACTTGGATGAATGTGACGGCAACTGGGATAACGCATTTCTCAACTGGATAAATGTCTGTGAAAGATGGAAGAAAGAATATGGAGCTCTGCCTAATGGCGACTGGCGTCCATGGGACTTCGTCAAG AAGCAGAAAGGCTTTGCTGCAAGATCGTCTCTTTTCAAGCGAGGTGGTCCGCTAGCTTGTGAATTGGCACGGCATCCTGTTGTCCTCAAGATCAATGACTGGATATTTTGTCACGGTGGCCTTCTTCCTCACCATG TTGAATATGGGATTGAGCGTATGAACAGGGAAGTATCAATTTGGATGAAATGTTCAGGCGAAGACAACGATGATGAGACAGACATCCCCTTCATAGCTACTAGAGGTTATGACAGCGTGGTATGGAGCCGATTGTACTCACAAGATCCTGCTGAAAGAACACGCCGTGCTTTGAtg CTATCTTCTATTGTTGCTGAACAAACGCTAGAAGCTGTAGGAGCCAAAGGGATGGTAGTAGGGCACACACCCCAGATGCATGGAGTGAACTG TAAATGTGATGGCAAAGTCTGGTGTGTTGATGTGGGCATGTCCTCTGGTATTCTTTACTCAAGGCCAGAG GTCCTAGAAATAGTCAATGACAGACCAAGGGTTTTGAAGAAGCGGAGAGAATTATATGATGAGATGGAAGTGTTGGACTATTTGTAA
- the LOC136539133 gene encoding shewanella-like protein phosphatase 1 isoform X3, whose translation MAVLALRLGFVAPPYPRTSSGRFAFSPSSCRAVANDAGVGGPARPITVDGDPPTVVSAPGRRIVASTLHVRVSNQTSISRAVGDVHGDLSQTRAALVLAGVLSAGSEGHLWTGGRTVLVQVGDILDRGEDEIAILSLLSSLNMQAKSQGGAVFQVNGNHETMNVEGDFRYCDPGGFDECVRFLDYLDECDGNWDNAFLNWINVCERWKKEYGALPNGDWRPWDFVKKQKGFAARSSLFKRGGPLACELARHPVVLKINDWIFCHGGLLPHHVEYGIERMNREVSIWMKCSGEDNDDETDIPFIATRGYDSVVWSRLYSQDPAERTRRALMLSSIVAEQTLEAVGAKGMVVGHTPQMHGVNWS comes from the exons ATGGCCGTTCTTGCGCTCAGGCTGGGTTTCGTGGCTCCGCCTTATCCTAGGACCAGCAGCGGCAGGTTCGCCTTCTCCCCCTCGTCCTGCCGCGCCGTCGCCAACGACGCGGGGGTTGGAGGACCCGCGCGCCCGATCACCGTCGACGGGGACCCGCCCACCGTCGTCTCCGCGCCCGGCCGCCGCATTGTCGCCAGTAC ACTGCACGTTCGTGTATCAAATCAAACGTCAATCTCGCGCGCAGTTGGCGATGTCCATGGTGATCTCTCCCAGACGAGAGCCGCGCTGGTGCTGGCCGGCGTCCTGAGCGCGGGATCAGAGGGCCATCTGTGGACAGGCGGACGCACG GTACTTGTTCAAGTCGGTGACATCCTTGATCGTGGTGAGGATGAAATTGCCATACTCTCCCTGTTGAGCTCACTCAACATGCAAGCCAAATCTCAAGGCGGTGCTGTATTTCAG GTTAACGGAAACCATGAAACCATGAATGTGGAAGGCGATTTCCGCTACTGTGATCCGGGAGGCTTTGATGAGTGCGTACGCTTCCTTGACTACTTGGATGAATGTGACGGCAACTGGGATAACGCATTTCTCAACTGGATAAATGTCTGTGAAAGATGGAAGAAAGAATATGGAGCTCTGCCTAATGGCGACTGGCGTCCATGGGACTTCGTCAAG AAGCAGAAAGGCTTTGCTGCAAGATCGTCTCTTTTCAAGCGAGGTGGTCCGCTAGCTTGTGAATTGGCACGGCATCCTGTTGTCCTCAAGATCAATGACTGGATATTTTGTCACGGTGGCCTTCTTCCTCACCATG TTGAATATGGGATTGAGCGTATGAACAGGGAAGTATCAATTTGGATGAAATGTTCAGGCGAAGACAACGATGATGAGACAGACATCCCCTTCATAGCTACTAGAGGTTATGACAGCGTGGTATGGAGCCGATTGTACTCACAAGATCCTGCTGAAAGAACACGCCGTGCTTTGAtg CTATCTTCTATTGTTGCTGAACAAACGCTAGAAGCTGTAGGAGCCAAAGGGATGGTAGTAGGGCACACACCCCAGATGCATGGAGTGAACTG GTCCTAG